The sequence below is a genomic window from Mytilus edulis chromosome 2, xbMytEdul2.2, whole genome shotgun sequence.
AACAACAtaattcaaactgaaaaaaatattcaattaacTGCTGAGAGTTTCTGAAATAGAAGTTTCTAAAACCCTTTCACTTGTCAAAATATCTCAACATTAAGcaaattcattaaaataaatcaagtaaATCTGATATTCCAGTATCACATCTATTCGTCTTGCATCCAAAAGCAGAATCCATATTACCAGTATGGAAAAATCCCTAAAATAGAGAAAGCATGTGATCTACACAATAAAATCTTAACCCCCTTAAAAACAAATAAGTTATATGGTCATAATGGAGTGTTATCAATTGTCTGTCTACAATGACAACTATCTCAGAAGTTCTATGTTAACATAACATTGTTTCAAAATTAATACTTAAAACTTAAAGCAAAATATTTGTAACATTGGATGTcattaatatttttctttaagtTATTTTcaaacaacatacatgtatatatcacagGCAAGGCATAGAATACATTTTTTAACATAGATGCATACTTgtagttgtattttttttagagTTATCTGCCTTAGTTAAGTCGGTAACTAATGTGAAAATTAAAAGTATATTGAACACTTTTCAAAATACAATATGAGGTTTAATTATATTTCCTATCACTGCCTTCACACGTCACATCATGGTTATACATAGTTCCATAATCTAAATAATTTCATCACATACAGTAAATTCTGTCAAAATGCCACGACTTATTAAAGCTTTAAAGAAACCATATTTATCTTCATTCAAAACCGAAACTGATCATTTTCTGACTGTTAACTCTTTAAAATAGCTGTCTGATGAgaaacaaaaattacaatttaTTATCTTTTTCCCCATTTTATTGCTCCATCTCCAATATTAAAGTATGTCTTTAAAATATGTCTAGCTGACTGTCCAATTCCTATAGCTGCAAAACTCATAACAATTGTTCCTTGAACAGCCAAACGTGTGTGAATTAAATACATAGGAAGGTCCAGTTTTCTCGTCCTCAGCCCCCACATGGCATAAATAAACAAACCACCTGCTACAGGAAGCcctaaaacaaaagaaaagtcAAATTGAGGAATGTTGAAAAATTCCATGATAATATATTTAActaatacaagaacaagaaatgaaaatgaggtccaaAGGGGCACATAAACTTAATAAATATAATCCTTCACAACAcacaatattgttaaaaaaaacaaatattaaaggGTTGCTATTTCAAAGGCAAAGATATTGTATATGTCCTATCACATAATTTTATcagcaattttattattattgttttattttccacctgtaaattatatacatgtttacaaTCAATGGAAATATGTCCATAAAATTAACAGACCAACAGGAAAACATAATTTCATCCTCTTATTGTATTAAGAGGTGCATAAAAAGATGAGGTAggttaataattttaaaatactgCATGGTTTTAAATGAATTCTTCATGTTTTTGTTGGGAATAGGTTCTTTTTACAACCATAGAGGAGTGATAGAAACTATGCAAACAAAATCACAAGAAAATTACCCTCTATTGTAACAGTTATGTTGTAAACCCTAATTAATCACACTGTTATTTTGGTATGATGAAGAATTGACACCCTGATACTATGTGAACAAGATGTCTTTTGGATTATTACTGGTGTTGATTGATGGTTACATAAACTGTCTTGTTGATGTTTACCATTTCTAACACCTTTCTacataaaaatctaaaaaatttaaatctaaatataatttttcaaccGATTAAGTTTTCTCATAATCCACCAGTCTATAAGTGAGAGGccagaattaaattataaagaacttaatttttttcttcCTAATCATTTGTTCATACATGTACCATACAAAGATCTTACCTACATAGGGAACCATAAATTCAATTGGTCTACTGTTTGGCTTGGTCAACTCTGGAAACTCTTTCTTTGCTTCCTGATATTCTAACCAAGCTTTTTCCCGTTCTTCAGCCATCCATTGCTCTATAGGTGGGCGATCCAGATAAACTGGTTCATACCTAGGTTCTGAAATGGAgcaatatattttgttgtttataaatattagaagatttggtatgagtgccaataagacaactctccattcaagacacaatttgtaaaagtaaaccattatatgtcaaagtacagtcttcaatgCAGAACCTTGGCTAACATTATGCTTACTCAAAAAGGAATGGCTAAGCTTAAGGTAACTGATAAAATGCATTCAATGAgcatatcaaaatataatgttaatACTACCTGTGCCATACCAAAACTTACATTATCAAACTCTTTTACTTTGTATAATTCAATGATTATATGAACTTCAACTTGACTGTAACTTCGTTTTACTCTGAGAACTGGTGATATATTGGATCTGTTCGCCCTGAGTTCATTCCCCCATAGACTGCATAGAGTCCCTTCACCCTGGATTCGTTCTGCTTACTTTTATCAAAGATTTGTATCTTACTATACAATCAttgcttttattaaaaaatattaatattacagttatcatggttattaaaGTTTACTAAATATACTCAGATATTTATATGGTATAAATTCTCAAATTCATGAAAATACATGGAAATTGTTTTTAGTTAATGGAAGAATATTGCCTTTTTTGAGCAATTAGTTGTTCATAATAATAGTTCTCACTGATTGTAATAATCATAATTGCATGTCTTTGatgaattaataataaaacaacatgttGTTTTGATGAACTAGTCACCTTGGAATGAGTAGAAAAACAATCATGTAGGTAAATCATGAAACGGATTCATACGTTCATTTATTATCATACTGCATAAAATGACTGACCAGActtatttaaattgttaaaacTATGCAGATGAAAGGAAATTATAATTATTGACATTGTTTGGTAGCAGCAATACAAATATAAAGCGACTATTTAGCAAACTTTAATGTACTCTGTTTAAATAATGAACACTCTGCAATGAAACTGaatgcaaaaaaatataaataaggacGAATGGACCCTGGCCATGGAAgaacaggtatcagggcgaaAATGAATCAGGGTGAACAGACCTGGATTCAGTAATATCTACtatttgaacaaaaaaatgatgtatatattatatattggaCCTCTGATTGGCtctgaaacatgtaacatacaatatacatattttatgacagttctttgattttttagtccacaataacaaatgtaCTGTATGAGGGTcataatgggggtaccttcatgactaataacggtaaaaattctaGCCAAATGAcattaacagtaatttttggagtatgacgataaaatgtacactttcttttagacgatataAACATCGACTAAATTTGACGAATCACgttaaattttttccaaaaatgatggtaacgataattatttgagacctctgaccaACCAGATATTTTGAAGATTcatggtaaaattttaaccaatttgacgatAAGGGTAGCCGAAAAATGACTGTCTGATGCCTGAAGTTAAAGGACATTACTGaggggggtaggacctttatTGTTACTGAGGGGGGGTAGAAGTGGTCATCatcccgaaatcccaggcttaaaaacacgaaatcccgaggtcccgatttaaaaaaatctaaatcccAAAGTCccgaaattagaaaaaagaattcccggatccctaaagggtcaatcccgaaatcccgagcttaaaaacacctgatcccatAGTCCCGAAAAATATATATTGGATCTGTTCGCCCTGAGTTCATTCACCCATAGACTGCATAGAGTCCCTTCACCCTGGATTCGTTCTGCTTACTTTTATCAAAGATTTGTATCTTACTATACAATCAttgcttttattaaaaaaatattaatattacagttatcatggttattaaaGTTTACTAAATATACTCAGATATTTATATGGTATAAATTCTCAAATTCATGAAAATACATGGAAATTGTTTTTAGTTAATGGAAGAATATTGCCTTTTTTGAGCAATTAGTTGTTCATAATAATAGTTCTCACTAATTGTAATAATCATAATTGCATGTCTTTGatgaattaataataaaacaacatgttGTTTTGATGAACTAGTCACCTTGGAATGAGTAGAAAAACAATCATGTAGGTAAATCATGAAACGGATTCATACGTTCATTTATTATCATACTGCATAAAATGACTGACCAGActtatttaaattgttaaaacTATGAATAAAGATAAATGACAATTCATAAATACACTGCCATTCCTGTATTCTACTATATATGCAGATGAAAGGAAATTATAATTATTGACATTGTTTGGTAGCAGCAATACAAATATAAAGCGACTATTTAGCAAACTTTAATGTACTCTGTTTAAATAATGAACACTCTGCAATGAAACTGaatgcaaaaaaatataaataaggacGAATGGACCCTGGCCATGGAAgaacaggtatcagggcgaaAATGAAACCTGGATTCAGTAATATCTACtatttgaacaaaaaaatgatgtatatattatatattggaCCTCTGATTGGCTCTGAAACATGTACCATACAATATACATATTTTATGacagttctttgattttttagtccacaataacaaatgtaCTGTATGAGGGTcataatgggggtaccttcatgactaataacggtaaaaattctaGCCAAATGAcattaacagtaatttttggagtatgacgataaaatgtacactttcttttagacgatataAACATCGACTAAATTTGACGAATCACgttaaattttttccaaaaatgatggtaacgataattatttgagacctctgaccaACCAGATATTTTGAAGATTCATGTTAAAATTTCAACCAATTTGACGATAAGGGTAGCCGAAAAATGACTGTCTGATGCCTGAAGTTAAAGGACATTACTGaggggggtaggacctttatTGTTACTGAAGGGGGGTAGGAGTGGTCATCatcccgaaatcccaggcttaaaaacacgaaatcccgaggtcccgatttaaaaaaatctaaatcccAAAGTCccgaaattagaaaaaagaattcccggatccctaaagggtcaatcccgaaatcccaagcttaaaaacacccgatcccatagtcccgaaaaaggtcctacccccccccccccccctttactacCCTCATGTATGTTACATTTTTCTAATATCCTTGACTGATGTGGGCCCCATTGGAGTCTAAGCGTGAGCAGGATTGCCGATCTTTTGTAAGCATGACACGTGAATTACAAATTATTGTTccgtgaaaacaggaaatgaagtctagcgggtcgacacaggaaattaaaaaaaatgagaattgcttacgtaaatagtgtaagcgggatatgggaatctgacaaaacagtaagcgggatccaggatcagaatcccccaatgagaccccctctGATGTCTTATAGttacaaaaattataatatgtGGGATGAAAAGTctattatattatgtataaattatAATAGACTTTTCATCCCACATATTTTATCTAATGAAAGTTTCAAAACTGCTTTTCATGGTGGGCTAGACTGTTATTACCTGGCTTCGTGTTATTTTCCGCCATCTCGGTATCCACTTGGGCTCTAtaatgtttaagtttttttttatatatatatataccgacAGTGTGTTACGAAATCATCAACAAAGTTTCAACAAATTGACCTTGACCCTGAAAtgataaatcaaaacattaaagagATCCATAGAAATCTGTGTCGGTTAGACGCatcaaaataaatgcaaaactaAGATGTCACATGCCCATAGAAGCTGGATTTTTAAATAGCTTACATACTATTACACATCACACTcaatcaatttattaaaaaaaacacgtaTTTTACATTTCATAAACATTGTACAAGTAAACTAGAAGAATAACAACCCGACAGGATATCAGATTACACTGTACAGACAAACTTCAAATGTACATTTCCTGAGTAATATCTGGTATCCTcataaacatttataaacattACATTTCTCTACATTACACAGCTTTAAACTCAAGATCAAATGTGCATGTATTTCCCTTGAAGAGATGAAAGGAAAAGAATATGAATTAGTCGATCAACTGGCTTTACTTCTCAGAAAAAATGGTAATACtataaataatgttaataattTTGTTCTAGGAtccaaatttgattttaacagaGACGTTTAATTGTAACTGGAGATCATGATTGTTATTAGAAAATCAAATCTTCTCTTCTGAGACTCGAACTAACATGACTAAGGACATCTGTCTTAACTGTTTCAAGTTAGTGCAGTAACCTAATGAGCTAAAAAAAACTTAAAGTCCTTTCCTTGCTCAACTACTTAGGACTGGCTAAGTATCAACATCTAAATAGAAGCAATCCAGTCATATATATATCCCTCAGgtcatcatacatgtacatgacatgcACCAGTATGACCCTCACAACCCTTTTTAGAAATCATCTCTTTAATACTAACATGGGATGTTAAAGACGAGTGACATATGTAACAGAAGAGCAAGATTCTTATTATGAAATCATATTGTCTACTAATTTAGAGAAAATGATCAAAACTGTATTTATTGTATTTTCATATCATGCATAtataacatatacatttgtaatccTAATTTCAGGTGACAgaattttaaatggtgaaagTAAATTAAGCCTTACTACACAGTCCTTGTCTTTACTAAATGTTTCCTTCAGACGATACAGCGATGCCAAAAATAATGAGCCCAGTCGTAATAGGTCACACAGAGACCAGATGGAGAAATGGAAGTTGAATGTTCAGTACCTTCATGATTTTATTACAAAGACTATTTCACTTAAGGTAATACAATGTATACGTTCAGATTGTTCAGTATGTTCATTATATGTATTTTGCAGGACAAATTTCATcttaatctaaatatatatataatatagatttTAATGCTGCATCGAGAGTGATATTTATCCACTAGAAacagttaaatttcaaatataaaacacaaGGCTTGCAGAgcgttttaaatgttttatatttaactGTCAGAAGTGGATAATAATTATTCTAACATGACgcccttcaaacgctttgagtacacacccgtggtaaaatatgaatatattgcattggctgttccgatcgtactcccacgtcaaatgtttttttatgaatgaagtacccgacgtcatagaatgaTGACGTAATAAtttaagcattttacgggaaaatacacgcttctaataccgaaaatcatcacaacaaggaaacgtaaacaaacgatgttaaaatgtggtataagcccatattttttatacatagaagacatataagtaaattatcattaaaattcatccaaatctatataaatacgttattgtaaatagtttgagCATGTCACTTATTCTGTTTGTTCCGTTCTTTTACGCAAATCTGAAAGTGCGGgaatttatgggaacggcaaatatttgcctccacctagagcgcttctttccaaaagataaaatatttgtcttaaagggccaacctgtggtaaaatcacgatatattcaagcccccatgaattatttcttaagtattGCATGAGAtttagtggtggaatctgtttctctaaagATTTTTAGACGATATGCGGACAATCTTAATCCTTCTTTTctaacacctgcaaaaatatgtGTTCTTCTATGAGAAGTCATCAGGCATTGTTGCCTTTTGTCTTTGCGTCACAATAGATAGTTTAACGTCATAATAGATTTCTTACCAAAGAAGAACTGAAATTAAATGAACCACACTCaaaataattaaatgtaaataatcaATGTGTAATTTAAATTGAATAAGAATTGGggaaatatatgtacatgtgcCTTACTGCctttatcatatacatgtatcaaatctGTACACTCCAAACTAACCCTTAGAGATAATTAAAAAGAATTAagattcagatttttttctcaaataataATTTCAAGCTTTAATATCCTTCTGACAGATAAGTTGAAGACTTTCCGCTAATTCTGCTTTCTAGAGCTATTAAACAATTTATTGTAGATTAGCTCATAAGTTTTATTTATTATGATCTTGTTCTTTTTATCAAGTTAGAATATCTACATGTAAACCTGtactaatagaaaaaaaaaggatGGTGAAAAAATTTGCTTGCTATATATATGTTTGCATTCAGTACTTTTAATTTTTGGCATCTGTctctataaatatgaattttaaaaattcttctaAATGATATCTAGTTAGTAATTTAGCATAAGAAGAAGGTTTATGTAAAAATTCTTGGTCATACAAACAGTGTTGTTCAGTTACATCTGGCACCAATTCAAAATCCTAATAAATAAATTCAACCAAATTTGTGAATTTTCACAGCTCTCTTTTAACTACAAGAGAACCGTGCATATTATGAATTGTACACTTATATCACCTACATGGCAATTGTCAACCAATGTTGAAAGTCTTGTACATGTAGCAACACATAACTCTCCAGTATTCACCGACTTCTAAAATTAACACTGGTTTTCTAAAAAATCTGCATATTAAAGCATACTATGTGCTCCACGACCCTTAAATACATGCATATGTTAATTTTGGCACAAAAtggtcaaaatatatttttcattcaacAACAAATTTTCTCATGTAAATTCATTGGCTAGTATAATTGCATAAAAAGCTCTATTTTTGGTCACAAGTAGAACTTCTTTTAAATATGTTCTAAATGTTATTGTGTGACAGCTACCTAAGCATGaataaattgttttctttatttggtGTCTTTTTAAACCAACAGCaaatatatttcaacattttatacCCACACTATAGTCAAGGACCATGACTTGTAATAACAAACAATAATAATGATGTAACTTCCTTTACAGATAACACACAGTACAGCAACTATGCAAGGTCCAATATTGATATCCAGGTTTCGCAGTGTTGAAGTCCTGGAACTGAAGAAAGTCCCCATTCATATGTTAGAAGGACTACATAGGCTACGGGgacaaataaaaattattattgtttCAAGATGCCTTAATTCCTTACAAGTAAATATATTGAACATTTAGATAAATAATAATTCAATGTAtaacaataatttcaaaatcatatttttaGAGTAATTGTAAACTATGAATTGTATGTTTAAAAGAAGTTAATTTTACATCATGCATAACTGTTTTCATGCCTAGTAGGAAGATAAATTTGatagaattaaaaatatttctgatTCATTTTGatataagggctattccagaaaaaaatgtatggaaggggttggggttggaaggcacattgtattaataatacatgggtgatgggtatcagagcaacttttcacactataatgtaCTAttat
It includes:
- the LOC139512886 gene encoding uncharacterized protein, which produces MAENNTKPEPRYEPVYLDRPPIEQWMAEEREKAWLEYQEAKKEFPELTKPNSRPIEFMVPYVGLPVAGGLFIYAMWGLRTRKLDLPMYLIHTRLAVQGTIVMSFAAIGIGQSARHILKTYFNIGDGAIKWGKR